A region from the Lentimonas sp. CC4 genome encodes:
- a CDS encoding aldose 1-epimerase family protein, with translation MKTLSLLSPGSTEGFQAIDLKGEGSADWSVKSYTLRGGLQEGVQVVEINNGKLSFAILPTRGMGIWKGQCGDVRLAWDSPVKDPVNPAFINLEERGGLGWLKGFNEWFVRCGVNSMGAPGIDTVCDYSGNEFEVPLTLHGKIANLPARAVEVEITDTAIIVRGEVDETMMFGPSLRLNVEIRTEFGSGAMTIIDTVTNLGNNPQEHEMLYHINYGAPLLEEGSRIVAPFKQVAPRDPRSAEGIDTFDQYGASQIGFVEQAYLYELVGKGDDNETMAMLRNAAGDKASMLRYKLEDFPCFTLWKNTSGTADGYVTGLEPATNYPNSRRFERQQGRVISLAGGESRTTTLTIETMDTKGEVDSAEAEIKQLQETAAAKVHPQPVATFSG, from the coding sequence ATGAAGACATTATCGTTACTTAGCCCAGGCTCCACTGAGGGATTTCAAGCCATCGACCTCAAGGGCGAAGGCTCCGCGGACTGGTCAGTCAAGTCCTACACACTACGCGGGGGTCTACAAGAAGGCGTCCAAGTCGTTGAGATCAACAACGGCAAGCTCTCCTTCGCCATCCTGCCCACACGCGGCATGGGTATCTGGAAAGGTCAATGCGGCGATGTCAGATTAGCCTGGGACTCTCCAGTCAAGGATCCAGTCAACCCCGCGTTTATCAATCTAGAAGAACGTGGCGGCCTCGGCTGGCTAAAGGGCTTCAACGAATGGTTCGTGCGTTGCGGCGTCAACAGCATGGGTGCCCCTGGTATCGACACCGTGTGCGACTACAGCGGCAACGAATTCGAAGTGCCGCTGACGCTACACGGAAAAATCGCCAACTTGCCAGCACGCGCAGTCGAAGTGGAAATCACCGATACAGCGATCATCGTGCGTGGTGAAGTCGACGAGACCATGATGTTTGGCCCTTCGCTGCGCCTCAATGTTGAGATCCGCACCGAGTTTGGCTCAGGCGCGATGACTATCATCGATACTGTGACCAACCTCGGAAATAATCCGCAAGAGCACGAAATGCTCTACCACATTAACTACGGCGCCCCACTCCTAGAAGAAGGCTCTCGTATCGTGGCACCGTTCAAACAAGTCGCTCCTCGCGACCCGCGTTCCGCCGAAGGCATCGACACATTCGATCAATACGGCGCATCGCAAATCGGATTCGTCGAACAAGCCTACCTGTATGAACTGGTTGGCAAAGGCGACGACAACGAGACGATGGCCATGCTACGTAATGCGGCAGGCGACAAAGCCTCCATGCTTCGTTATAAGCTCGAAGACTTCCCATGCTTCACTCTCTGGAAGAACACTTCAGGCACAGCCGATGGCTATGTTACTGGGCTCGAACCAGCGACGAACTATCCGAACTCACGCCGCTTTGAGCGTCAACAAGGTCGCGTCATCAGCTTGGCTGGAGGCGAATCACGCACCACCACACTCACGATCGAGACCATGGATACCAAGGGCGAAGTCGATTCTGCTGAAGCAGAGATCAAGCAACTGCAAGAAACGGCTGCAGCCAAGGTGCACCCGCAACCAGTTGCCACCTTCTCAGGTTAA
- a CDS encoding BMC domain-containing protein, which translates to MSESIGLVETKGLTGSIEASDAMAKAADVSLVKQISIGGGFLTVLVKGDVGSVKAAVEAGAEAANRAGELVASHVIARPHDDLLKYFQA; encoded by the coding sequence ATGAGTGAATCCATCGGATTGGTAGAAACAAAAGGGCTCACTGGCTCAATCGAAGCTAGTGACGCTATGGCAAAGGCTGCAGATGTTAGCCTTGTAAAACAAATCTCCATTGGCGGCGGCTTTTTGACCGTTCTCGTTAAAGGTGATGTCGGCAGCGTAAAAGCAGCCGTCGAAGCTGGTGCTGAAGCAGCAAATCGCGCAGGCGAATTAGTTGCATCGCACGTTATCGCACGTCCACACGACGACCTGCTTAAATACTTTCAAGCATAA
- a CDS encoding DeoR/GlpR family DNA-binding transcription regulator, with product MLAQERHQQILQLLEEQGTVRTVDLAEQFQCTDETIRRDLQILSDNNQLARVHGGASSLNGRPLLQSFAERRAQHVNRKQAIAKAALQLITPGRTYAFDSSTTAFELVSALPDLPYRVVTNAFAVMEHIAHMGNVELISTGGRYHPKTQTFTRSDSYVTLQRHNINIAFISCIGLDNDRGASEGFEEQAGFKEILVQLAQEVVLMVDSSKFNTCSEYFFAELTDLTHIITDSEASPEYVEALRAQGCKVTIAE from the coding sequence ATGCTTGCACAAGAACGCCATCAACAGATCCTGCAACTCCTTGAAGAACAAGGAACCGTCCGCACCGTCGACCTTGCGGAGCAATTTCAATGCACGGACGAGACAATTCGCCGCGACCTACAGATCCTTTCTGACAATAATCAGCTCGCACGGGTGCATGGCGGCGCCAGCAGTCTAAACGGCCGCCCCCTACTACAGTCGTTCGCCGAACGTCGCGCACAGCACGTCAACCGCAAGCAAGCGATCGCAAAAGCAGCGCTGCAACTCATCACCCCTGGCCGAACCTACGCCTTCGACAGTAGCACCACTGCCTTTGAGCTAGTGTCCGCGCTTCCCGACTTGCCCTACCGCGTGGTGACCAACGCCTTTGCTGTCATGGAGCACATCGCACACATGGGTAATGTAGAGCTCATCTCCACCGGAGGCCGCTACCATCCAAAGACACAGACCTTTACGCGCAGTGACAGCTACGTGACACTGCAGCGCCACAATATCAACATCGCCTTCATCTCCTGCATCGGACTGGACAACGACCGCGGTGCAAGCGAAGGCTTTGAAGAACAAGCCGGATTCAAAGAAATCCTCGTGCAGCTAGCCCAAGAGGTCGTGCTCATGGTAGATTCGAGCAAATTCAACACCTGCTCCGAATACTTTTTCGCAGAACTAACAGACTTAACTCACATCATAACAGACAGCGAAGCCTCACCTGAATACGTCGAAGCACTCAGAGCGCAAGGATGCAAAGTGACGATCGCTGAATAA
- a CDS encoding BMC domain-containing protein gives MAKQAIGMIECKGFVCLMEASDAALKSADVTLTGWEKIGSGLVTAFFTGDVAAVKAAVEAGADAAGSMGEVVAVQVIPRPHDDLAKLGSWIG, from the coding sequence ATGGCTAAACAAGCAATAGGAATGATCGAGTGCAAGGGGTTCGTATGCCTCATGGAAGCATCCGATGCCGCACTAAAATCAGCTGACGTTACATTGACTGGCTGGGAAAAAATCGGAAGTGGTCTTGTGACTGCTTTCTTCACTGGTGATGTCGCTGCTGTTAAGGCTGCGGTTGAAGCAGGTGCTGACGCTGCAGGTTCAATGGGTGAAGTCGTTGCCGTTCAGGTGATTCCTCGTCCACACGACGACCTAGCGAAACTCGGTAGCTGGATCGGATAA
- a CDS encoding (Fe-S)-binding protein, with product MSLLHTPPNRPNGKSVQLMTTCLCDAFYADVAQATVEVLEFLGCDIELPDGQTCCGQPAFNGGDWANSRKVVRHTAKVFAGEKPIIVPSGSCAAMLFHGAPLEFEKEADLPVIQALANRTWELLDFIVSGLGVTEWPGTFPSKMTVHRSCHLRGSNSGAAITTLLESIEGLDLEPIDETEQCCGFGGTFSVSFPNISKAMGELKIENLTACKPDVVAAADMGCMMHFGGMMDKQGNKTKRMHVAQVLRDSLKNAGKL from the coding sequence ATGAGCCTGTTACACACACCACCTAATCGCCCGAACGGCAAATCAGTCCAACTGATGACTACTTGTTTGTGCGATGCATTCTATGCCGACGTCGCGCAAGCGACGGTTGAAGTCCTTGAATTTCTCGGCTGCGATATCGAACTTCCAGATGGCCAAACCTGCTGCGGTCAGCCCGCATTCAACGGCGGCGACTGGGCGAACTCGCGCAAAGTGGTGCGTCATACTGCAAAAGTATTTGCAGGCGAGAAGCCGATCATCGTGCCATCAGGCTCCTGCGCGGCCATGCTCTTCCACGGCGCACCTTTGGAATTTGAGAAGGAAGCAGACCTACCGGTCATTCAAGCCCTCGCGAACCGCACATGGGAACTGCTCGACTTCATCGTCAGCGGCCTCGGTGTTACTGAATGGCCCGGCACTTTCCCCTCAAAAATGACCGTGCACCGCAGTTGCCACCTACGTGGTTCTAATAGCGGCGCGGCGATCACGACACTACTCGAATCAATCGAAGGCCTTGACCTCGAACCGATTGACGAAACAGAACAATGCTGCGGATTCGGCGGCACCTTCTCAGTCAGCTTCCCCAACATCTCGAAGGCTATGGGTGAACTCAAAATCGAAAATCTCACCGCCTGCAAGCCCGACGTCGTCGCGGCAGCCGACATGGGCTGCATGATGCACTTCGGCGGCATGATGGACAAACAAGGGAACAAAACAAAGCGCATGCACGTCGCACAAGTGCTACGCGACTCACTTAAAAACGCTGGAAAATTATAA
- a CDS encoding LutB/LldF family L-lactate oxidation iron-sulfur protein: MKSFQKVDNAAFNLSDEVHEANFVGAKMKSERRYATLARDYPDADKLRETAGNIKQHTLEHLDQYLEQAEASFKRNGAQVHFAVDDEALNATVLRIMNETKSQTMVKSKSMLTEEVHMLDYLEKNGKTVVETDLGEFILQIDGDHPSHIVTPIVHKNRRGIAKSFEREGLGDYNDDPEVITRRARKFLRQKYIDAEVGLTGANFVSAESGRMVLVTNEGNSRFCMAANKIHIAVIGIEKLVPTDRDLGLFINLIGRSGTGQQLTVYNQFIGGPKKEGGQPHGPEQMHVIFVDNRRTEVLASECREILRCIRCGACLNVCPIYRQAGGHAYRSVYPGPVGAVLSPLLAGNRYPELADLPKASSLCGACNEVCPVNIPIPDLLLRLRDKAKREGIKGAMKGTPKLGMWATLCSQPAMWKTALSMGHTMNYIPTEMVPHPSAKSWQTTRKLPKFQGGEFRKWFKNRK, translated from the coding sequence ATGAAAAGTTTTCAAAAAGTAGACAACGCGGCCTTCAACCTTTCAGACGAAGTGCACGAAGCGAATTTCGTGGGTGCAAAAATGAAGTCTGAACGACGCTACGCCACACTCGCACGCGACTATCCCGATGCCGACAAGCTCCGTGAGACCGCAGGCAACATTAAGCAGCACACACTCGAGCACCTTGACCAATACTTGGAACAGGCCGAAGCCTCCTTCAAGCGCAATGGCGCACAGGTGCACTTCGCAGTCGATGACGAAGCCCTGAATGCCACGGTGCTACGCATCATGAACGAGACGAAGTCACAGACGATGGTGAAGTCGAAGAGTATGTTGACCGAAGAAGTCCACATGCTCGACTACCTCGAGAAGAACGGCAAAACCGTAGTCGAAACCGACCTTGGTGAATTCATCCTTCAAATCGATGGCGACCACCCGTCACACATCGTCACGCCAATCGTTCACAAAAACCGCCGCGGCATCGCCAAAAGCTTCGAGCGCGAAGGTCTAGGCGACTACAACGACGACCCTGAAGTCATCACACGTCGCGCCCGCAAATTCCTGCGTCAAAAATATATCGACGCTGAAGTCGGTTTGACTGGTGCGAACTTTGTTTCCGCTGAATCTGGCCGCATGGTGCTCGTCACCAATGAGGGAAACTCTCGCTTCTGCATGGCGGCCAACAAAATCCACATCGCAGTGATCGGTATCGAAAAACTCGTGCCTACCGACCGCGATTTGGGTCTATTCATCAATCTGATTGGACGCTCCGGCACAGGCCAACAGCTCACCGTTTATAATCAATTTATCGGCGGCCCGAAAAAAGAAGGCGGTCAACCGCACGGCCCTGAACAAATGCACGTCATCTTCGTCGACAACCGTCGCACCGAAGTGCTCGCCAGCGAATGCCGCGAAATCTTACGCTGCATCCGTTGTGGCGCCTGCCTCAATGTCTGCCCAATCTATCGCCAAGCCGGTGGCCACGCTTACCGTAGCGTGTATCCTGGCCCAGTCGGCGCAGTGCTCAGCCCACTGCTCGCTGGCAATCGCTATCCAGAACTAGCCGACCTACCAAAAGCATCCAGCCTTTGCGGCGCATGTAACGAAGTCTGCCCAGTCAATATCCCGATTCCAGACTTACTCTTACGCCTACGCGACAAAGCGAAGCGCGAAGGCATCAAGGGCGCAATGAAAGGCACGCCGAAGCTCGGCATGTGGGCAACACTTTGCTCGCAACCTGCGATGTGGAAAACCGCACTTTCGATGGGACACACGATGAACTACATCCCCACAGAAATGGTGCCACACCCGTCAGCCAAGTCATGGCAAACCACTCGAAAGCTGCCGAAGTTCCAAGGTGGCGAATTCCGCAAGTGGTTTAAAAACCGCAAGTGA
- a CDS encoding LUD domain-containing protein, which yields MTDRETIFSAIRAALAPLPNRADKPDWDDELVVCKPPQPFDSLKAQFADKIAFASSRFYESFEALAEFLKTENSTFGYCDPALAKHFEKLDGITFDTEYDESKINDYTFGITKATAGIAESGTIMLKDCDTSARLAALAPWIHVAVLEEADIIESIPEAIQRFGDDPSIVFATGPSKTADVEGILIEGVHGPGIQIAFVLPE from the coding sequence ATGACTGATAGAGAAACCATTTTTTCTGCCATCCGCGCAGCACTTGCACCACTACCCAACCGCGCCGACAAGCCGGATTGGGACGACGAACTTGTCGTCTGCAAACCGCCTCAACCCTTCGACAGCCTAAAGGCGCAATTTGCTGACAAAATCGCATTTGCCAGTTCTCGCTTTTACGAATCATTCGAAGCATTGGCTGAGTTCCTAAAAACAGAAAACAGCACTTTCGGTTATTGCGATCCAGCCTTGGCCAAGCATTTCGAAAAGCTCGATGGCATCACCTTCGATACCGAATACGACGAATCGAAGATTAACGACTATACTTTCGGCATCACCAAAGCCACAGCAGGCATCGCTGAGAGCGGCACAATCATGCTAAAAGATTGTGACACATCTGCACGTTTAGCGGCACTTGCGCCATGGATACATGTCGCAGTGCTTGAAGAGGCTGACATTATCGAAAGCATCCCCGAAGCGATTCAACGCTTCGGCGATGATCCTTCGATCGTATTCGCCACTGGCCCATCCAAGACCGCCGACGTCGAAGGCATCTTGATCGAAGGAGTCCACGGCCCTGGCATACAGATCGCCTTTGTTCTACCCGAATAG
- a CDS encoding phosphate propanoyltransferase yields the protein MSNQLLNRSQIEQMVRTSLQRNPVASGALKPAGGPNPLVVNISARHCHLSQESVEVLFGKGHQLTPMKDLYMDGQYAAKESVTMIGPRSRVISNLRILGPCRDFDQVELAYTDAISLGFKIPVRNSGDIEGTPGCMLMGPAGFLKMEKGVIRAAPHVHMHPDDAAYYGVENKSYMKLRVGGEVGVTFDNLFVRVDPSFKLEVHIDTDEGNACGFGDNTPCELIK from the coding sequence ATGAGTAATCAACTTTTAAATCGTTCGCAGATCGAACAGATGGTTCGCACCAGTCTACAGCGTAACCCCGTTGCAAGTGGCGCATTGAAGCCTGCTGGCGGTCCAAATCCTTTGGTTGTTAATATCAGTGCGCGTCACTGTCACCTTTCCCAGGAGTCTGTTGAGGTTCTTTTTGGTAAGGGACATCAATTGACGCCGATGAAGGATCTTTACATGGATGGCCAGTATGCTGCCAAAGAGTCGGTCACGATGATCGGCCCACGTAGCCGTGTGATCTCTAACTTACGCATTCTCGGTCCTTGCCGTGATTTCGATCAGGTCGAGCTTGCATATACAGATGCGATCTCTTTGGGCTTTAAAATTCCGGTCCGCAACTCCGGTGACATCGAAGGCACTCCCGGTTGCATGCTTATGGGGCCTGCTGGTTTCCTTAAGATGGAGAAGGGTGTGATTCGTGCGGCACCGCACGTTCATATGCATCCAGACGATGCCGCATATTATGGCGTCGAAAATAAATCTTACATGAAGCTCCGCGTTGGCGGCGAAGTAGGTGTCACGTTCGACAACCTCTTTGTTCGTGTGGATCCTTCCTTTAAATTGGAGGTCCATATTGACACTGACGAAGGCAACGCATGCGGCTTCGGCGATAACACACCTTGCGAGCTGATTAAATAA
- a CDS encoding rhamnulokinase family protein: MSQNKVYLAVDLGAGSGRVLAGEFDGNRIELHELNRFDNIGLQLPSGVHCNITLLYQNILEGLRIAADTYGDSVISIGIDTWGVDYGLFDKDGRLLGLPYNYRDSRTDGMMEKALEKASREEIYEATGVEFLFFNSLYQLLSEVENRSPALEIAEDMLFIPDMLGYWLTGEKTQERSFASTTQLYNPKKKDWDFNLIEKLGLPKRLFKKISDSGNALGPLRDQVAERTGLKNVKVITVAGHDTASAVAAVPSQAETPAYLSSGTWSLLGLELPEPVITEQSLADGFTNEIGVNNTVRFLKNICGLWLIQETKRYWRAGGEDVPYSKMAGFAASALPFRSLINPDDKRFIEAGRMPEKIQQFCNETGQPIPETKGEIIRCIYESLALRYATVWKKLIQYTDHKPQTLHIVGGGCQDKLLNQFAANSIGVNVAACPVEATGLGNILVQMLANGEIKNLSEGRKIILNSSLVERFEPEDQVPWAEAKIKFEAICK, encoded by the coding sequence ATGAGTCAGAATAAAGTATATCTCGCCGTCGATCTAGGCGCAGGCAGTGGCCGCGTGCTCGCTGGAGAATTTGACGGCAATCGCATCGAACTCCACGAACTCAATCGCTTCGACAATATTGGACTTCAGCTACCTAGCGGAGTGCACTGCAACATTACACTGCTTTACCAAAATATCCTAGAAGGTCTAAGAATCGCAGCTGACACCTATGGCGATTCCGTCATCAGTATCGGCATCGACACATGGGGTGTCGATTATGGACTCTTCGACAAAGATGGCCGTCTACTAGGCCTCCCCTACAACTACCGCGACAGCCGCACCGACGGCATGATGGAGAAGGCACTGGAGAAGGCCTCTAGAGAAGAGATCTACGAAGCGACTGGCGTCGAATTTTTATTCTTCAACTCACTCTATCAACTACTCTCTGAAGTTGAGAACAGAAGCCCTGCACTCGAGATCGCAGAGGACATGCTCTTCATTCCTGACATGCTCGGCTATTGGCTGACAGGCGAGAAGACACAGGAACGCAGCTTTGCCAGCACCACACAGCTTTATAACCCAAAGAAGAAGGATTGGGACTTCAACCTAATCGAAAAGCTGGGACTCCCCAAACGCCTCTTTAAAAAAATCAGCGACTCGGGCAACGCGCTCGGTCCACTACGTGACCAAGTCGCCGAAAGGACCGGTCTCAAAAATGTGAAAGTAATCACGGTTGCTGGGCATGACACCGCAAGCGCAGTCGCCGCAGTGCCAAGCCAAGCCGAAACCCCCGCCTACCTCAGTAGCGGAACGTGGTCACTCCTCGGACTGGAACTACCAGAACCAGTCATCACCGAGCAATCGCTCGCGGACGGCTTCACCAATGAAATCGGCGTCAACAACACCGTGCGTTTCCTCAAAAACATCTGCGGACTCTGGCTCATTCAAGAGACCAAGCGCTATTGGCGCGCCGGCGGCGAAGATGTCCCCTACAGCAAGATGGCGGGCTTCGCAGCCTCAGCACTCCCCTTCCGCAGCCTGATCAACCCAGACGACAAGCGCTTCATCGAAGCGGGTCGTATGCCAGAAAAGATTCAGCAATTCTGCAACGAAACTGGACAACCAATTCCAGAGACCAAAGGCGAGATTATCCGCTGCATCTACGAAAGCCTCGCCCTTCGCTACGCGACCGTCTGGAAAAAGTTAATCCAATACACTGACCACAAACCGCAGACACTCCACATCGTAGGCGGCGGCTGCCAAGACAAACTCCTCAACCAGTTTGCCGCTAATTCAATTGGCGTAAATGTTGCAGCCTGCCCAGTGGAAGCCACCGGACTTGGCAACATCCTCGTGCAAATGCTCGCCAACGGTGAAATCAAAAACCTTTCCGAAGGACGCAAAATCATTCTTAATTCTTCACTAGTCGAAAGATTCGAGCCCGAGGACCAAGTTCCATGGGCCGAAGCAAAGATTAAATTCGAAGCCATCTGCAAATAA
- a CDS encoding SpoIIE family protein phosphatase, which translates to MAICYIGCDDFLTHQIKTFPIFQKSELIEVQFPVSGSDTKIDLLIAGTQVQHLIRLAATVSDWNFPPVALFVLPVDGYEKRSEYINHHPRVGRTIFLCENTPEAIQLGMEQAYAFHQKRASLNIDNSESGNFSKNNISPRWLFQTMMEHLDEYIYFKDSDSRFLAVSQYLTNKCGKTSPHEVLGLRDYDLFDQKHAQEAYTDERKIATGELQELYKEEEIFKDGALTWVASRKLPLHTRSKHLAGSFGLSRDITEARDLHEKLEQNHERMQAELLLARNLQDTLIRKCAPKFLNAEGGHTLEIATKYIPSFHLSGDFFSIVKTAEKGAAILVADVMGHGVRAAMVTAMIQIAVHQLNDYASQPAEFMTRLNDMMHRTIQPTGQPMFATAAYSYIDLENKRLTYVQAGARHGIHVPAEHLQTAAKFSGAPIGSALGLLPQTKYAEASIPLKSKDEIILYTDGIVEAAAGDEEEYSESRLVDFLTQHRNEDLPKMMDALLLSVQEFTQTKELDDDVCLIALRIP; encoded by the coding sequence ATGGCTATCTGCTACATAGGCTGCGATGACTTCCTCACTCATCAAATTAAAACCTTCCCGATCTTTCAGAAGTCGGAACTCATAGAAGTTCAATTCCCCGTCAGTGGTTCTGACACCAAGATCGACCTCCTAATAGCGGGAACACAAGTTCAGCACCTCATACGCCTCGCTGCCACGGTTTCTGACTGGAATTTCCCACCAGTGGCTCTGTTTGTGCTGCCTGTTGATGGCTACGAAAAACGGAGTGAATACATCAACCATCACCCAAGAGTTGGGCGAACGATTTTCTTATGCGAAAACACGCCTGAAGCAATTCAGCTTGGCATGGAGCAAGCCTATGCATTCCACCAAAAGCGGGCATCCCTAAACATCGACAACTCAGAATCGGGGAATTTCAGCAAAAATAATATTTCGCCACGCTGGCTCTTTCAGACAATGATGGAGCACTTAGACGAATACATCTATTTTAAAGATAGCGATTCGCGCTTCCTCGCGGTCAGTCAATATCTGACGAACAAATGTGGTAAAACATCTCCCCACGAAGTCCTCGGATTGCGAGACTATGATCTCTTTGATCAGAAGCACGCACAAGAAGCCTATACCGACGAACGAAAGATAGCCACTGGTGAGCTCCAAGAGCTTTATAAGGAAGAGGAGATCTTCAAAGATGGTGCACTGACCTGGGTCGCATCGCGCAAGCTGCCATTACACACACGCTCAAAACACTTAGCTGGTTCATTCGGCCTCTCACGCGACATCACCGAGGCCAGAGACTTACACGAAAAGCTGGAGCAAAACCACGAACGCATGCAGGCCGAGCTACTTCTTGCGCGTAACCTGCAAGACACACTCATACGTAAATGCGCTCCAAAGTTCTTAAATGCTGAAGGTGGTCATACCTTAGAAATCGCTACCAAGTATATCCCCTCGTTTCACTTAAGTGGCGATTTTTTCTCGATTGTTAAGACCGCAGAAAAGGGCGCGGCAATACTTGTGGCCGACGTAATGGGACACGGCGTGCGCGCAGCGATGGTGACTGCCATGATCCAAATTGCAGTGCATCAGCTCAATGACTACGCCAGCCAGCCAGCGGAATTCATGACGCGATTGAACGACATGATGCATCGCACCATACAACCGACCGGCCAACCCATGTTTGCCACCGCCGCGTATAGCTACATCGACCTCGAAAACAAGCGCCTCACCTACGTGCAAGCCGGCGCACGCCACGGCATTCATGTGCCAGCCGAACACTTACAAACAGCTGCAAAATTTAGTGGGGCACCCATCGGCTCAGCACTCGGCCTGTTGCCACAGACGAAATATGCAGAAGCGAGCATTCCACTGAAGTCCAAAGACGAGATCATACTTTACACCGATGGAATCGTTGAGGCCGCGGCTGGCGACGAGGAGGAGTATAGTGAATCACGGCTGGTTGATTTCCTAACGCAGCACCGCAATGAAGACCTGCCTAAGATGATGGATGCCCTGCTACTGTCAGTTCAAGAGTTTACCCAAACTAAAGAACTTGATGACGATGTCTGCTTAATCGCGTTGCGCATTCCGTAG
- a CDS encoding PfkB family carbohydrate kinase, whose amino-acid sequence MKKYVDYINNMSGNILLGCDGFVDETYEIVQERANPTEFTAIENLKDFGELIVKRAGGGVGVEIVPKRRCEGGFGINTGRIAACLGLKPVLPGLYGETTIDPAYEEFEDTCVLTSLGDPALTLAFEFQNGKLLMSDLGRVSNLKWADFEKHFSAEQIKDMFTGVDILGLGYWSLTSNFDDLFMGFMKQYEDGSITPPKRMFFDFADIQKKSSEAFMKSLELIASYNSKIPMCFSLNHHEIMELCSRIGVECAEPTPEAIAAALPIARDKIGFDELVVHTPDFAVASSVAEGEAIAMQERQTNVIRLAGAGDSFNGGYICSSLGDLPIKERLALANATTAFFVTQGTGPNKEQLIAQLEKTADK is encoded by the coding sequence ATGAAAAAATACGTCGACTACATTAACAACATGAGCGGCAACATCCTACTCGGATGCGACGGTTTCGTGGATGAGACATACGAAATTGTCCAAGAACGAGCAAATCCTACTGAATTCACCGCGATTGAAAACCTGAAGGACTTTGGCGAATTGATCGTCAAACGTGCTGGCGGTGGAGTCGGTGTTGAAATCGTTCCTAAGCGTCGCTGCGAAGGTGGATTCGGCATCAACACAGGACGTATCGCAGCATGCCTCGGCCTAAAGCCAGTGCTGCCAGGTCTCTATGGCGAAACTACGATTGACCCTGCTTACGAAGAATTCGAAGACACCTGCGTATTGACATCTCTGGGTGACCCAGCGTTGACCCTCGCATTTGAGTTCCAAAATGGAAAGCTCCTGATGAGCGATCTCGGCCGCGTCTCCAACCTCAAGTGGGCAGACTTCGAAAAACACTTCTCTGCTGAGCAAATCAAAGACATGTTCACTGGCGTGGACATTCTTGGACTTGGCTACTGGTCGCTTACATCCAACTTTGACGATCTGTTCATGGGCTTCATGAAACAGTATGAAGACGGCTCGATCACACCGCCAAAGCGCATGTTCTTTGACTTCGCCGACATTCAAAAGAAGTCTAGCGAAGCCTTCATGAAGTCACTGGAACTGATCGCATCTTACAACAGCAAGATCCCAATGTGCTTTAGCCTCAATCACCACGAGATCATGGAGCTCTGCTCACGCATCGGCGTTGAGTGTGCAGAACCAACACCTGAAGCAATCGCAGCTGCATTGCCAATCGCTCGCGATAAGATCGGGTTCGATGAACTCGTCGTTCACACTCCTGACTTTGCCGTCGCTTCCAGCGTCGCAGAGGGCGAAGCGATCGCGATGCAGGAACGCCAAACGAATGTCATCCGCCTCGCAGGCGCAGGTGACAGCTTCAACGGTGGCTACATCTGCTCATCCCTTGGAGACTTGCCGATCAAGGAACGCCTTGCATTGGCGAATGCAACGACTGCATTCTTCGTCACACAAGGCACAGGACCCAATAAGGAGCAGCTCATTGCTCAGCTCGAAAAAACTGCAGACAAATAA